The Burkholderia cepacia genome includes a region encoding these proteins:
- a CDS encoding AzlD domain-containing protein — MSYALLILGMAVITYAIRSTLFLFGERLTFPPLVRTALGFVPVTVLTAIIVPMTVSPHGGTAELTWRNPQLVGALAAVLVSAATRRPLVTIAAGLAVFFFWQGVVLPHGWLPG, encoded by the coding sequence GTGAGCTACGCGCTGCTGATTCTCGGGATGGCCGTCATCACGTACGCGATCCGCTCGACGCTGTTCCTGTTCGGCGAACGGCTGACCTTCCCGCCGCTCGTGCGAACCGCGCTCGGCTTCGTGCCCGTCACCGTGCTGACCGCGATCATCGTGCCGATGACCGTCTCACCGCACGGCGGCACGGCCGAGCTGACCTGGCGCAATCCGCAACTCGTCGGCGCGCTGGCGGCCGTGCTCGTGTCGGCGGCGACCCGCCGCCCGCTCGTGACGATCGCGGCAGGGCTCGCGGTGTTCTTTTTCTGGCAGGGCGTGGTGCTGCCGCACGGCTGGCTGCCCGGCTGA
- a CDS encoding sigma-54 dependent transcriptional regulator, whose product MEAEARHVIYFSREPSDALRGHLDARGWRVDLAETVRDVRRVVQHGVATAGLLDFSPGFKPSDLRELESCLSIQHIGWIAATLRDQLQDATLRHLIRDYCFDYVTMPYETSRIVETVGHAHGMVALTDPVTPQPGAGRSEGEMVGTCDAMLGLFRTIRRVAATDAPVFISGESGTGKELTAVAIHERSSRAHAPFIAINCGAIPSTLLQAELFGYERGAFTGANQRKIGRVEAANGGTLFLDEIGDLPLESQASLLRFLQEGKIERLGGHASIPVDVRVICATHVDLVAAMREGRFREDLFHRLCVLKIEEPPLRARGKDIEILARHMLERFKGDAHRRLRGFSPDAVASLYGYSWPGNVRELINRVRRAIVMSEGRMITAADLELGDYAVLAPVSLVEAREAAERQAIEQALLRHRGRFADAARELGVSRVTLYRLMCAHGMRDRGDTLAGFSAPLQELPRHAC is encoded by the coding sequence ATGGAAGCCGAAGCGCGGCACGTGATCTATTTCTCCCGGGAGCCGAGCGATGCGTTGCGCGGGCACCTCGACGCGCGCGGCTGGCGTGTCGATCTCGCGGAGACCGTGCGGGACGTACGGCGCGTCGTGCAGCACGGTGTCGCAACGGCCGGGCTGCTCGATTTTTCGCCGGGCTTCAAGCCCTCGGACCTGCGCGAACTCGAATCCTGTCTGAGCATTCAGCACATCGGCTGGATCGCGGCGACATTGCGCGACCAGTTGCAGGACGCCACGCTGCGCCATCTCATTCGTGACTACTGTTTCGACTACGTGACGATGCCGTACGAGACGTCGCGGATCGTCGAGACCGTCGGTCATGCGCACGGCATGGTCGCGCTGACCGATCCGGTCACGCCGCAGCCGGGCGCCGGACGCAGCGAAGGCGAAATGGTCGGGACCTGCGATGCGATGCTCGGGCTCTTCAGGACGATTCGCCGCGTCGCGGCAACCGACGCACCGGTGTTCATCTCCGGCGAATCGGGTACGGGCAAGGAGCTGACGGCGGTCGCGATTCATGAGCGCTCGTCGCGCGCGCACGCGCCGTTCATCGCGATCAATTGCGGCGCGATCCCGTCGACGCTGCTGCAGGCCGAACTGTTCGGCTATGAGCGCGGCGCGTTCACCGGTGCGAACCAGCGCAAGATCGGCCGCGTCGAGGCCGCCAACGGCGGCACCCTGTTTCTCGACGAGATCGGCGACTTGCCGCTCGAAAGCCAGGCGAGCCTGCTGCGCTTCCTGCAGGAAGGCAAGATCGAGCGGCTCGGCGGGCACGCGTCGATTCCGGTCGACGTGCGGGTGATCTGCGCGACCCATGTCGATCTCGTGGCGGCGATGCGCGAAGGGCGGTTCCGAGAAGACCTGTTCCATCGCCTGTGCGTGCTGAAGATCGAGGAGCCGCCGCTACGCGCGCGCGGCAAGGATATCGAGATACTTGCGCGCCACATGCTCGAGCGTTTCAAGGGCGACGCGCATCGCCGCCTGCGCGGCTTTTCGCCTGATGCGGTCGCGTCGCTGTACGGCTATTCGTGGCCGGGCAACGTGCGTGAACTGATCAACCGCGTGCGCCGCGCGATCGTCATGTCGGAGGGGCGGATGATCACCGCCGCCGATCTCGAGCTGGGCGACTATGCGGTGCTGGCGCCGGTGTCGCTCGTCGAGGCGCGTGAGGCGGCCGAACGGCAGGCGATCGAGCAGGCGCTGTTGCGCCATCGCGGCCGTTTCGCGGATGCGGCGCGCGAACTCGGCGTGTCGCGCGTCACGCTCTACCGGCTGATGTGCGCGCACGGCATGCGCGATCGCGGCGACACGCTGGCAGGGTTTTCGGCGCCGTTGCAGGAGCTTCCGCGTCACGCTTGCTAA
- a CDS encoding DUF6600 domain-containing protein has translation MATLFTLKRTARCTLLAFVALAALPPAFAQSTGAPPYAAARQQQQGDPPSRVARLNYLSGAVTTEPAGTDTWSYAAVNRPLTTGDQLWNDAGARSELHIGSTAVRLGESTSLSVLNLDDTTTQLKVGLGTVSTHVRSLPPGTSYEIDTPNLALGITGPGDYRVDVAPNGASTTVTVRSGSATVYGSNGQYPLSPGQQVVFTGTDLQVAQQAPTPGLDPFDQWAASRDAAEERSVSARYVSRDIPGYQDLDANGTWRENPTYGATWVPNDVPEGWAPYHDGHWIWQAPWGWTWVDDAPWGFAPYHYGRWAYVDDSWAWVPGPLAVSQPPVYAPALVAFVGGGGGPDWSVALTVGGVAAAGCAWFALGPGEPWHPGWGGWSPHYYDRVNRNIVVNNVNVNKTVNVTNITNINNTYVNFRAPHAITAVPASAFVHGQPVAHFSQHVDPQQWRNAHVTPGTPGIAPVRQSFTGGLRNASYRPPAAIAQHPYVATRNPAVPAAYRDRAAEHLVQQGARVPGAGAPVVKTSVPPDYTPRPVKVPGNPHESGWAMHNVQLVNPHGPVVQPTHAQAEGQPGTAHEGPSGPSGPSGLAAAGVGAAAAGLGAAALMGAMHGGHPANGEPARAPHLMNGAAPNAPAGQHAAAAPAPGVPHPPSFGNSPELRGGARAAQAAPAPSPAWMQPHPPIDRQRAAPGSSGAPTATHPAGQNALPPVRSAMQPPRPDAAPAPAARPAETAPTPRALPNPRADLAAPTPQPRPDFSTPAQHGQPRPDNATPAPRPRGDYAPPAPRQDVAPPRANEYRPPAPAHEAPRQQPPAMQMQALPRPQLPPPHVETRPQMQAPHMEPRPQMQPPRMEPRPSMPAPHVQSSPPPQAPHNNGHDDRRHQ, from the coding sequence ATGGCCACCCTGTTCACGCTCAAGCGAACCGCCCGCTGCACGCTGCTCGCGTTCGTCGCGCTTGCGGCCCTGCCCCCCGCATTCGCGCAGTCGACGGGCGCGCCGCCGTACGCGGCCGCCCGGCAACAGCAGCAAGGCGATCCGCCCAGCCGTGTCGCACGGCTCAATTACCTGTCGGGCGCCGTGACGACCGAGCCGGCCGGCACCGATACGTGGTCGTATGCCGCCGTGAACCGGCCGCTGACGACCGGCGACCAGCTCTGGAACGATGCCGGCGCGCGCTCGGAACTGCACATCGGCTCGACCGCGGTGCGGCTCGGCGAGTCGACGAGCCTGTCGGTGCTGAACCTCGACGACACGACGACCCAGCTGAAAGTGGGGCTCGGCACCGTATCGACTCACGTGCGTTCGCTGCCGCCCGGCACGTCATATGAAATCGACACGCCGAACCTCGCGCTCGGCATCACGGGCCCCGGCGACTATCGCGTCGACGTCGCGCCGAACGGCGCGAGCACGACGGTCACGGTGCGCAGCGGCAGCGCGACCGTCTACGGCAGCAACGGCCAGTATCCGCTGTCACCGGGGCAGCAGGTCGTGTTCACGGGCACCGACCTGCAGGTCGCGCAGCAGGCGCCGACGCCGGGCCTCGATCCATTCGACCAGTGGGCCGCCAGCCGCGACGCGGCCGAGGAACGGTCGGTGTCGGCCCGCTATGTGTCCCGTGACATTCCCGGCTACCAGGATCTCGACGCAAACGGCACGTGGCGCGAGAACCCGACCTACGGCGCAACGTGGGTGCCGAACGACGTGCCGGAGGGCTGGGCGCCGTATCACGACGGCCACTGGATCTGGCAGGCCCCGTGGGGCTGGACGTGGGTCGACGACGCGCCATGGGGTTTCGCGCCGTATCACTACGGCCGCTGGGCATACGTGGACGACAGCTGGGCCTGGGTACCGGGCCCGCTGGCCGTCAGCCAGCCGCCGGTCTATGCACCGGCACTCGTCGCGTTCGTGGGCGGCGGCGGCGGCCCCGACTGGAGCGTCGCGCTCACGGTGGGCGGCGTCGCCGCGGCCGGCTGCGCGTGGTTCGCGCTCGGCCCGGGCGAACCGTGGCATCCGGGCTGGGGCGGCTGGAGCCCGCACTACTACGACCGTGTGAACCGCAACATCGTGGTGAACAACGTCAACGTGAACAAGACCGTGAACGTGACGAACATCACCAACATCAACAACACGTACGTCAACTTCCGTGCGCCGCACGCGATCACGGCCGTACCGGCCTCCGCGTTCGTGCACGGCCAGCCTGTCGCGCACTTCTCGCAGCACGTCGACCCGCAGCAATGGCGCAATGCGCACGTCACGCCGGGTACGCCGGGCATTGCACCGGTGCGCCAGAGCTTCACCGGCGGGCTGCGCAATGCGAGCTATCGCCCGCCGGCGGCAATTGCCCAGCATCCGTACGTCGCGACGCGCAATCCCGCCGTGCCGGCCGCGTACCGCGACCGGGCGGCCGAGCATCTGGTCCAGCAAGGCGCGCGCGTGCCCGGCGCGGGCGCACCGGTGGTGAAAACCAGCGTGCCGCCCGACTACACGCCGCGCCCGGTCAAGGTGCCCGGCAATCCGCACGAGAGCGGCTGGGCGATGCACAACGTGCAGCTCGTGAATCCGCATGGCCCCGTCGTGCAGCCGACGCATGCGCAGGCCGAAGGCCAGCCCGGCACCGCGCATGAGGGCCCCTCGGGCCCGTCCGGCCCGTCCGGCCTCGCCGCGGCCGGGGTCGGCGCTGCCGCCGCCGGCCTGGGCGCGGCTGCGCTGATGGGCGCCATGCACGGCGGCCATCCGGCGAACGGCGAGCCCGCGCGTGCACCGCATTTGATGAACGGCGCCGCGCCGAACGCGCCCGCGGGCCAGCACGCCGCCGCGGCACCGGCGCCCGGCGTCCCGCATCCGCCATCGTTCGGCAATTCGCCCGAGCTGCGCGGCGGCGCGCGCGCCGCGCAGGCCGCGCCTGCGCCATCGCCCGCGTGGATGCAGCCGCACCCGCCGATCGACCGGCAGCGCGCGGCGCCCGGCTCGTCCGGCGCGCCGACCGCGACCCATCCGGCGGGACAGAATGCGCTGCCGCCCGTGCGCAGCGCGATGCAGCCGCCGCGCCCTGACGCCGCACCGGCGCCGGCCGCGCGGCCGGCCGAAACCGCGCCTACGCCACGCGCATTGCCGAACCCGAGGGCCGACCTCGCCGCCCCGACGCCGCAACCGCGCCCCGATTTCTCCACGCCGGCGCAGCACGGGCAGCCGCGGCCGGACAACGCGACCCCGGCGCCGCGCCCGCGTGGCGACTACGCGCCGCCCGCGCCGCGCCAGGACGTCGCGCCGCCGCGAGCGAACGAATATCGCCCGCCGGCGCCCGCTCACGAGGCGCCGCGGCAGCAACCGCCGGCGATGCAGATGCAGGCCTTGCCCCGGCCGCAACTACCCCCGCCCCATGTGGAAACCCGGCCGCAGATGCAGGCGCCGCATATGGAACCGCGTCCGCAGATGCAGCCGCCGCGCATGGAGCCGCGGCCGTCGATGCCCGCACCGCACGTCCAGAGCAGCCCTCCGCCGCAGGCGCCGCACAACAATGGTCATGACGACCGCCGTCACCAGTAA
- a CDS encoding thymidylate synthase: MKQYLDLVRTILDTGTWQENRTGIRTISMPGAMLRFDLQQGFPAVTTKKLAFKSAIGELVGFLRASRSAADFRALGCKVWDANANENAQWLANPYRQGVDDLGDVYGVQWRQWPGYKVLDAGADAQIADATRRGFRIVTRFDEDGAPKVLLYKAIDQLRQCLDTIMENPSDRRILFHAWNPAVLDQIALPACHLLYQFLPNATKREISLCLYIRSNDVGLGTPFNLTEGAALLTLVGRLTGYTPRWFTYFIGDAHIYENQLDMLQRQLTREPYDSPRLEISERVPDYAKTGVYAPEWLDQIEPSDFSLVGYRHHEPLTAPMAV; this comes from the coding sequence ATGAAACAGTATCTCGATCTCGTTCGTACCATTCTCGATACCGGCACCTGGCAGGAGAACCGCACGGGGATCCGCACCATCAGCATGCCGGGCGCGATGCTGCGCTTCGACCTGCAGCAAGGCTTCCCGGCCGTGACGACCAAGAAGCTCGCGTTCAAGTCGGCGATCGGCGAACTGGTCGGTTTCCTGCGCGCGTCCCGCAGCGCGGCCGATTTCCGCGCGCTCGGCTGCAAGGTGTGGGACGCGAACGCGAACGAGAATGCCCAGTGGCTTGCGAACCCGTATCGCCAGGGCGTCGACGATCTCGGTGACGTGTACGGCGTGCAATGGCGCCAGTGGCCGGGCTACAAGGTGCTCGACGCGGGCGCCGACGCGCAGATCGCCGATGCGACGCGCCGCGGCTTCCGGATCGTCACGCGTTTCGACGAAGACGGCGCACCGAAGGTGCTGCTGTACAAGGCGATCGACCAGTTGCGCCAGTGCCTGGACACGATCATGGAGAACCCGTCCGATCGTCGCATCCTGTTTCACGCGTGGAACCCGGCCGTGCTCGACCAGATCGCGTTGCCCGCGTGCCATCTGCTGTACCAGTTCCTGCCGAACGCGACGAAGCGCGAAATCTCGCTGTGCCTGTACATCCGCAGCAACGACGTCGGCCTCGGCACGCCGTTCAACCTGACGGAAGGGGCCGCGCTGCTGACGCTCGTCGGCCGGCTGACCGGCTATACGCCGCGCTGGTTCACATACTTCATCGGCGACGCGCACATCTACGAGAACCAGCTCGACATGCTGCAGCGCCAGCTCACGCGCGAGCCTTACGACAGCCCGCGGCTCGAGATTTCCGAGCGCGTGCCGGATTACGCGAAGACGGGCGTCTATGCGCCCGAGTGGCTGGACCAGATCGAGCCGTCGGATTTCTCGCTCGTCGGCTATCGCCACCACGAGCCGTTGACCGCACCGATGGCCGTCTGA
- a CDS encoding RNA-binding S4 domain-containing protein: MPNLDFTLTGEYVELHNLLKITGLADSGGSAKLIVASGAVKVDGAVELRKTCKIRAGQVVLLGDTRIAVHGA, from the coding sequence ATGCCCAACCTGGATTTCACGCTGACCGGCGAATACGTCGAGCTGCACAACCTTCTCAAGATCACCGGCCTCGCGGACAGCGGCGGCAGCGCGAAGCTGATCGTCGCGTCCGGTGCGGTGAAAGTCGACGGCGCGGTCGAACTGCGCAAGACCTGCAAGATCCGCGCGGGCCAGGTCGTCCTGCTCGGCGACACGCGCATCGCGGTGCACGGCGCGTAG
- the norM gene encoding multidrug efflux MATE transporter NorM: MSHSGLTRTAAAPPSLSSHAADTARLAAPLAIAQLSQMAMSVTDTVLLGSLGPDSLAAGGLGANFFFVIVTVLQGVLSSVSVSVAHARGAKADERVPHIYWTGFALSVLLAIPAIIALSLSEPILLMFHEPPLLAHHVGEYTGILRFAALGSLIGVGLMRAFLPAIGAARRLLWVSIGGVGVNAVLNYGLIHGAFGLPRLGFLGSAVATTITIWLTALALIWLLHGRQRFRHFVTAARPKLPMMGELIGIGWPVAITYGVESTLFLATGLTIGVLGATSLAAHQIALNVASVAFMVPLAIGQAANVRVGYWVGAGAPVAARHAGFVALGLGVAFMTLSGIVLIVAPHAIVGLYLNLDDPSNAATVSLAASLLGIAAVFQIVDGAQTVASGALRGLKDTRIPMLAATFGYWGIGFPTGYWFAFHVGLGARGLWWGLAAGLASVAVLMAWRFHRKSASLATLRA, encoded by the coding sequence ATGTCGCATTCCGGTCTTACGCGGACGGCCGCCGCGCCGCCGTCCCTGTCCAGTCATGCCGCCGATACCGCGCGCCTCGCCGCGCCGCTCGCGATCGCACAGCTTTCGCAGATGGCCATGAGCGTCACCGACACGGTGCTGCTCGGCTCGCTCGGCCCCGATTCGCTCGCCGCGGGCGGACTCGGCGCGAACTTCTTCTTCGTCATCGTGACCGTGCTGCAAGGCGTGCTGTCGTCGGTCAGCGTCAGCGTCGCGCACGCGCGCGGCGCGAAGGCCGACGAGCGCGTGCCGCACATCTACTGGACTGGCTTCGCGCTGTCCGTGCTGCTCGCGATTCCGGCCATCATCGCGCTGTCGCTGTCCGAACCGATCCTGCTGATGTTCCACGAGCCGCCCTTGCTCGCGCATCACGTCGGCGAATACACGGGCATCCTGCGCTTCGCCGCGCTCGGCAGCCTGATCGGCGTCGGGCTGATGCGTGCCTTCCTGCCGGCGATCGGCGCGGCGCGGCGGCTGCTGTGGGTGTCGATCGGCGGCGTCGGCGTCAACGCCGTGCTGAACTATGGCCTGATCCACGGTGCGTTCGGGCTGCCGCGCCTCGGCTTCCTCGGTTCGGCGGTCGCAACGACGATCACGATCTGGCTCACCGCGCTCGCCTTGATCTGGCTGCTGCATGGCCGGCAGCGCTTCCGTCATTTCGTCACCGCCGCGCGCCCGAAGCTGCCGATGATGGGCGAGCTGATCGGCATCGGCTGGCCGGTGGCGATCACGTACGGGGTCGAGTCGACGCTGTTCCTCGCAACCGGCCTGACCATCGGCGTGCTCGGCGCGACGTCGCTGGCCGCGCACCAGATCGCGCTGAACGTCGCGTCGGTGGCGTTCATGGTGCCGCTCGCGATCGGCCAGGCCGCCAACGTGCGCGTCGGCTACTGGGTCGGCGCGGGGGCGCCCGTCGCCGCGCGGCACGCGGGTTTCGTCGCACTCGGCCTCGGTGTCGCGTTCATGACGCTGTCGGGCATCGTGCTGATCGTCGCGCCGCACGCGATCGTCGGCCTGTACCTGAACCTCGACGATCCGTCGAACGCGGCCACGGTGTCGCTCGCCGCGTCGCTGCTCGGCATCGCCGCGGTGTTCCAGATCGTCGACGGCGCGCAGACCGTCGCGTCGGGCGCGCTGCGCGGCCTGAAGGACACGCGCATCCCGATGCTCGCGGCGACCTTCGGCTACTGGGGCATCGGTTTTCCGACCGGCTACTGGTTCGCGTTCCACGTGGGCCTCGGTGCCCGGGGCCTCTGGTGGGGTCTCGCGGCCGGCCTTGCCAGCGTGGCCGTGCTGATGGCGTGGCGCTTCCACCGCAAGAGCGCGTCGCTCGCCACGCTGCGCGCGTGA
- the fumC gene encoding class II fumarate hydratase, with the protein MNEAVRMERDTFGEIAVPADRLWGAQTERSLQNFRISTEKQSPELIHALAIVKRAAAAVNQSLGVLADDKARAIIDAADEIIAGKHPREFPLAVWQTGSGTQTNMNLNEVIANRASELMGGERGEARKVHPNDDVNRGQSSNDVFPTAMHVAAAYAIVNHLLPALRTLRTTLDAKSKAFADIVKIGRTHLQDATPLTLGQEFSGYVAQLDQGIRHVESALPHLYELALGGTAVGTGLNAHPEFAVRVADEIGRLAKLPFVTAPSKFEVMAAADALVFAHGALKTVAAGLMKIANDVRWLASGPRCGLGELSIPENEPGSSIMPGKVNPTQSEAVTMLCCQVFGNDVAVNVGGASGNFELNVFRPMIAHNVLQSVRLLADGAQSFNDHCAVGIEPNRSRIDLLLNESLMLVTALNPHIGYDKSAQIAKKAHKEGTTLKAAALALGYLTEAEFDAWVRPEQMIGAR; encoded by the coding sequence ATGAACGAAGCAGTTCGGATGGAACGCGATACGTTCGGCGAGATCGCCGTACCGGCCGACCGGCTCTGGGGCGCGCAGACCGAGCGCTCGCTGCAGAATTTCCGGATCTCGACCGAGAAGCAGTCGCCCGAGCTGATCCACGCGCTCGCGATCGTCAAGCGCGCCGCGGCGGCCGTGAACCAGTCGCTCGGCGTGCTGGCCGACGACAAGGCGCGCGCCATCATCGACGCGGCCGACGAGATCATCGCCGGCAAGCATCCGCGCGAATTCCCGCTCGCCGTGTGGCAGACGGGCTCCGGCACGCAGACCAACATGAACCTCAACGAGGTGATCGCGAATCGCGCGAGCGAACTGATGGGCGGCGAGCGCGGCGAAGCGCGCAAGGTTCATCCGAACGACGACGTGAACCGCGGCCAGTCGTCGAACGACGTGTTCCCGACCGCCATGCACGTCGCGGCCGCGTACGCGATCGTCAACCACCTGCTGCCAGCGCTGCGCACGCTGCGCACGACGCTCGACGCGAAGTCGAAGGCTTTCGCCGACATCGTGAAGATCGGCCGCACGCACCTGCAGGACGCCACACCGCTCACGCTCGGCCAGGAGTTTTCCGGCTACGTCGCGCAGCTGGACCAGGGCATCCGTCACGTCGAATCGGCATTGCCGCACCTGTACGAACTCGCACTCGGCGGCACCGCGGTCGGCACGGGGCTGAACGCGCATCCGGAGTTCGCGGTGCGGGTCGCCGATGAAATCGGCCGGCTCGCGAAGCTGCCGTTCGTGACCGCGCCGAGCAAGTTCGAGGTGATGGCGGCCGCCGATGCGCTGGTGTTCGCGCACGGCGCGCTGAAGACGGTTGCTGCCGGCCTCATGAAGATCGCGAACGACGTCCGCTGGCTCGCGAGCGGGCCGCGCTGCGGGCTGGGCGAACTGTCGATTCCGGAAAACGAGCCGGGCAGCTCGATCATGCCGGGCAAGGTGAACCCGACGCAGTCCGAAGCCGTGACGATGCTGTGCTGCCAGGTGTTCGGCAACGACGTCGCGGTCAACGTCGGCGGCGCGAGCGGCAATTTCGAGCTGAACGTGTTCCGGCCGATGATCGCGCACAACGTGCTGCAGTCGGTGCGGCTGCTCGCCGACGGCGCGCAGAGCTTCAACGACCACTGCGCAGTGGGCATCGAGCCGAACCGCTCGCGGATCGACCTGCTGCTGAACGAATCGCTGATGCTGGTGACGGCGCTCAATCCGCACATCGGCTACGACAAGTCGGCGCAGATCGCCAAGAAAGCGCACAAGGAAGGCACGACGCTGAAGGCCGCCGCGCTCGCGCTCGGCTACCTGACCGAGGCGGAATTCGATGCGTGGGTGCGACCCGAGCAGATGATCGGGGCGCGCTGA
- a CDS encoding DUF4088 family protein → MGQITLSLKDDTLESLRKDYDAFVRVSLKLDPQFATPSFEDFLRAKLLDNMVPLTEHAVQRMLQGGQYAWAKRTLDKEFPDVVAILMRQAGEFGFGFASRSEWTPDELAKACRDWAKAIVAEAQGDPSLIDPLASQIKGAAQDIQALEELMQTPAWRLAESLRQRVYEAKLACEMSVGSTARDKLGELRGLLRLGLAHGSFQKQEAQQIMEYLRLLKPEIFVEEPYDVFARLAAWLRSVFSPPAVRTQQGQTPEQRRP, encoded by the coding sequence ATGGGCCAGATCACCCTTTCCCTCAAGGACGACACGCTCGAGTCCCTGCGCAAGGACTACGACGCGTTCGTCCGCGTGTCGCTGAAACTCGACCCGCAGTTCGCGACGCCGTCGTTCGAGGATTTCCTGCGCGCCAAACTGCTCGACAACATGGTGCCGCTGACCGAGCACGCGGTGCAGCGGATGCTGCAGGGCGGCCAGTACGCGTGGGCCAAACGCACGCTCGACAAGGAATTCCCGGACGTCGTCGCGATCCTGATGCGACAGGCCGGCGAATTCGGCTTCGGCTTCGCGTCCCGCTCCGAATGGACCCCCGACGAACTCGCGAAGGCTTGTCGCGACTGGGCGAAGGCGATCGTCGCCGAAGCGCAGGGCGACCCGTCGCTGATCGACCCGCTCGCCTCGCAGATCAAGGGCGCGGCGCAAGACATCCAGGCACTCGAGGAACTGATGCAGACGCCGGCGTGGCGGCTCGCGGAATCGCTGCGGCAACGGGTCTACGAGGCCAAGCTCGCGTGCGAGATGAGCGTCGGCAGCACCGCGCGCGACAAGCTCGGCGAACTGCGCGGGCTGCTGCGGCTCGGGCTCGCGCACGGCTCGTTCCAGAAGCAGGAAGCGCAGCAGATCATGGAATACCTGCGGCTGCTGAAGCCGGAGATCTTTGTCGAGGAGCCGTACGACGTCTTCGCACGGCTCGCCGCGTGGCTGCGCAGCGTGTTCTCGCCGCCCGCGGTGCGCACGCAACAGGGCCAGACGCCCGAACAGCGCCGGCCGTGA
- a CDS encoding acyl-CoA thioesterase — MSASSPATATLDRTETVFRFLAEPSSVNFGGKVHGGALMKWIDEVAYACAAVWSSRYCVTVSVGNIRFQRPILVGNLVELKARVVATGRTSMHIHVSVHAGDPKGGVLRQTTDCLVVFVAVDENGNPVPVPPFVPETDEQKVLAKYAADVRAALDKIVEMKPEEVAKGAV; from the coding sequence ATGTCCGCCTCGTCCCCCGCCACCGCGACCCTCGACCGCACCGAAACCGTATTCCGCTTCCTCGCCGAACCGTCGTCCGTGAACTTCGGCGGCAAGGTGCATGGCGGCGCGCTGATGAAGTGGATCGACGAAGTCGCGTATGCATGCGCGGCCGTCTGGTCGAGCCGCTATTGCGTGACGGTCAGCGTCGGCAACATCCGTTTCCAGCGTCCGATCCTGGTCGGCAATCTCGTCGAGCTGAAGGCGCGCGTCGTGGCGACGGGCCGCACCAGCATGCACATCCATGTGTCCGTCCATGCCGGGGATCCGAAGGGCGGCGTGCTGCGCCAGACGACCGATTGCCTCGTCGTGTTCGTCGCGGTCGACGAGAACGGCAACCCGGTGCCGGTGCCGCCGTTCGTGCCCGAGACCGACGAGCAGAAGGTGCTCGCGAAATATGCGGCCGACGTGCGGGCCGCGCTCGACAAGATCGTCGAGATGAAGCCGGAAGAAGTCGCGAAAGGCGCGGTCTGA
- a CDS encoding ArsR/SmtB family transcription factor: protein MTDSDDHHFPGLSRIGSLIADPGRAAMLWVLMDGSARPAGELTMIAGLSPSAASAHLSRLTEGGLLALDVRGRHRYYRIASADIAASLEALANVARAAAPHRAVPPPSRTVPAELRYARTCYDHMAGELAVRIFDGLTARGWLDTQGDAVDATELGTQALARWGIDVAQQRTRRRRFACGCLDWSERRSHLGGALGAALLESFCAHGWIERAARPRVLRVTVPGQQALDAWLTAP, encoded by the coding sequence ATGACCGATTCCGACGACCACCACTTTCCGGGCCTGAGCCGCATCGGTTCGCTGATCGCCGACCCTGGACGCGCCGCGATGCTGTGGGTGCTGATGGACGGCAGCGCACGACCGGCAGGCGAGCTGACGATGATCGCGGGGCTGTCGCCCTCCGCCGCAAGCGCCCACCTCTCGCGCTTGACCGAAGGCGGCCTGCTCGCGCTCGACGTGCGCGGCCGGCACCGCTACTACCGGATCGCATCGGCCGACATCGCGGCATCGCTCGAGGCGCTCGCGAACGTCGCCCGCGCGGCCGCGCCGCATCGCGCGGTTCCGCCGCCGTCCCGCACGGTCCCGGCCGAATTGCGCTATGCGCGCACCTGCTACGACCACATGGCCGGCGAACTCGCGGTGCGCATCTTCGACGGACTCACCGCGCGCGGCTGGCTGGACACGCAAGGCGACGCGGTCGACGCAACCGAGCTCGGCACGCAGGCGCTCGCGCGCTGGGGCATCGACGTCGCACAGCAGCGCACGCGCCGGCGCCGCTTCGCGTGCGGATGCCTCGACTGGAGCGAGCGGCGCTCACACCTCGGCGGCGCGCTCGGTGCGGCACTGCTCGAGAGCTTCTGCGCGCACGGCTGGATCGAGCGTGCGGCACGGCCGCGCGTGCTGCGCGTCACCGTGCCCGGACAGCAGGCGCTCGACGCGTGGCTTACAGCCCCATGA